Proteins encoded together in one Pseudomonas sp. ADAK13 window:
- a CDS encoding CaiB/BaiF CoA transferase family protein: MGALSHLRVLDLSRVLAGPWAGQILADLGAEVIKVERPGNGDDTRAWGPPFLKDAYGENTTEAAYYLSANRNKESVTIDFTRPEGQKLVRDLAAKSDILIENFKVGGLAAYGLDYESLKEINPELIYCSITGFGQTGPYAARAGYDFMIQGLGGLMSLTGRPEGEDGAGPVKVGVALTDILTGLYSTVAILAAMAHRDHDGGGQHIDMALLDVQVACLANQAMNYLTTGVPPKRLGNAHPNIVPYQDFPTADGDFILTVGNDGQFRKFAEVAGHQQWADDPRFATNKLRVANRATLIPLIRQATVFKTTAEWVAQLERVGVPCGPINDLAQVFADPQVKARGLAMELPHALAGMVPQVASPMRLSKTPVEYRSAPPLLGEHTHQVLQQVLGLTPASVSALRGAGVI; the protein is encoded by the coding sequence ATGGGCGCGCTATCGCACCTGCGGGTACTGGATTTGTCGCGAGTGCTGGCGGGCCCTTGGGCCGGGCAGATACTTGCGGACCTTGGCGCTGAAGTGATCAAGGTCGAGCGGCCTGGTAATGGAGACGACACTCGTGCCTGGGGGCCGCCCTTCCTCAAGGATGCGTATGGGGAGAACACCACTGAGGCGGCGTATTACCTGTCGGCCAACCGTAACAAGGAGTCGGTAACCATCGACTTTACGCGGCCGGAGGGGCAGAAGCTGGTACGTGACCTGGCGGCGAAGTCCGACATTCTGATCGAGAACTTCAAGGTGGGTGGCTTGGCGGCCTATGGGCTGGACTATGAGTCGCTCAAAGAGATCAATCCGGAGTTGATCTACTGTTCGATTACCGGGTTTGGCCAGACTGGGCCCTATGCAGCTCGGGCGGGCTACGACTTCATGATCCAGGGGCTTGGCGGGTTAATGAGTCTGACTGGCCGTCCCGAGGGTGAAGACGGTGCCGGCCCGGTCAAGGTGGGCGTGGCGCTGACGGATATCCTGACGGGGCTCTATTCGACAGTGGCGATTCTGGCCGCCATGGCTCACCGGGATCATGATGGTGGTGGTCAGCATATCGATATGGCGCTGCTGGATGTGCAGGTGGCTTGTCTGGCTAACCAGGCGATGAACTACCTGACGACGGGCGTTCCTCCCAAGCGCTTGGGCAATGCTCATCCGAATATCGTGCCGTACCAGGATTTTCCTACGGCAGATGGCGACTTCATTCTTACCGTGGGCAACGATGGACAGTTTCGCAAGTTTGCCGAGGTGGCCGGGCATCAGCAGTGGGCGGATGATCCGCGGTTTGCGACTAATAAGCTGCGGGTGGCCAACAGAGCAACGCTGATCCCGTTGATTCGCCAGGCGACTGTATTCAAGACAACTGCTGAATGGGTGGCTCAGTTGGAGCGGGTGGGCGTGCCGTGCGGGCCTATCAATGACTTGGCGCAGGTGTTTGCCGACCCGCAGGTAAAGGCGCGCGGGCTGGCGATGGAGTTGCCTCATGCGTTGGCGGGGATGGTGCCCCAGGTGGCGAGCCCTATGCGACTGTCCAAGACGCCTGTTGAATACCGCAGTGCGCCTCCCCTGTTGGGTGAGCATACTCATCAGGTCCTGCAGCAGGTGCTGGGTTTAACGCCGGCGAGTGTGTCGGCGTTAAGGGGTGCCGGGGTCATCTGA
- a CDS encoding acyl-CoA dehydrogenase: protein MGGKASFNWIDPLLLDSQLTEEERMVRDSAEQFAQDKLAPRVLEAFRHEKTDPAIFREMGETGLLGAMIPEQYGGSGLNYVSYGLIAREVERVDSGYRSMMSVQSSLVMVPINEFGTEAQKQKYLPKLASGEWIGCFGLTEPNHGSDPGAMITRARKVDGGYSLTGSKMWITNSPIADVFVVWGKDDAGDIRGFVLEKGWKGLSAPAIHGKVGLRASITGEIVMDNVFVPEENIFPDVRGLKGPFTCLNSARYGISWGALGAAEFCWHTARQYTLDRQQFGRPLAATQLIQKKLADMQTEITLALQGCLRLGRMKDEGTAAVEITSIMKRNSCGKSLDIARMARDMLGGNGISDEFGIARHLVNLEVVNTYEGTHDVHALILGRAQTGIQAFY from the coding sequence ATGGGCGGTAAGGCAAGCTTCAACTGGATCGATCCACTGCTGCTGGATTCACAGCTCACTGAAGAAGAACGCATGGTGCGCGACAGCGCCGAGCAGTTCGCCCAGGACAAGCTGGCGCCGCGTGTGCTCGAAGCCTTTCGCCATGAAAAGACCGACCCTGCGATCTTCCGCGAAATGGGCGAGACCGGTCTGCTGGGTGCAATGATTCCCGAGCAGTACGGTGGCAGCGGTTTGAACTACGTCAGCTACGGCCTGATCGCTCGTGAAGTCGAGCGCGTGGACTCCGGCTACCGCTCGATGATGAGTGTGCAGTCATCGCTGGTAATGGTGCCTATCAATGAATTCGGTACCGAAGCGCAAAAGCAGAAATACCTGCCGAAGCTGGCTTCTGGCGAATGGATTGGCTGCTTTGGTCTGACCGAGCCTAACCATGGCTCTGACCCGGGCGCGATGATTACCCGTGCACGCAAGGTGGATGGCGGCTACAGCCTCACCGGCAGCAAGATGTGGATCACCAACAGCCCGATTGCCGATGTGTTCGTGGTGTGGGGCAAGGACGATGCGGGCGACATTCGTGGCTTTGTCTTGGAGAAGGGCTGGAAAGGCCTGAGTGCTCCGGCGATCCACGGCAAGGTCGGGCTGCGCGCCTCGATCACCGGTGAAATCGTCATGGATAACGTGTTTGTGCCTGAGGAAAACATCTTCCCGGATGTGCGTGGCTTGAAAGGTCCCTTCACTTGCCTTAACTCGGCGCGCTACGGTATCTCGTGGGGTGCATTGGGGGCTGCGGAGTTCTGCTGGCATACCGCGCGCCAATACACCCTTGATCGTCAGCAGTTCGGGCGTCCACTGGCGGCCACCCAATTGATCCAGAAGAAGCTTGCAGACATGCAGACCGAGATCACCCTCGCCCTGCAAGGTTGCCTGCGGTTGGGTCGCATGAAGGATGAGGGTACGGCGGCGGTGGAGATTACCTCGATCATGAAGCGCAACTCCTGTGGCAAGTCTCTTGATATTGCGCGGATGGCACGTGACATGCTCGGTGGCAACGGTATCTCCGATGAGTTCGGCATTGCCCGTCACCTGGTCAACCTTGAGGTGGTGAACACCTATGAGGGTACCCATGACGTGCATGCGCTGATCCTGGGGCGTGCGCAAACCGGTATTCAGGCGTTCTATTAA
- a CDS encoding LysR family transcriptional regulator — protein MRRKIPSTTALVSFEAAARHESFTKAAQELSITQGAICRQIASLEEFLSVELFRRSRRGVKLTEAGLSYSRRVATQLDAVERDTLSVMGQQGTNVIELAVVPTFGTQWLIPRLKDFQHQHPEVTVNLTNRTRPFLFADTEFDAAIYFGDADWSGTESHKLMGENPLPVCSPRLLGERTHFSAQEIAELPLLQQTTRPYAWRQWFNAQQLDIPRDMTGPRYELFSMLSQAAMHDMGIALIPPFLIQRELNEGHLVIASPQVLASSKAYYLMIPERKVESASLHAFRDWLIDQSLRYNPNS, from the coding sequence ATGCGCAGAAAGATTCCCAGCACCACGGCCCTGGTCAGTTTTGAGGCGGCGGCCCGCCACGAAAGCTTCACCAAGGCTGCGCAGGAGCTTTCGATCACCCAAGGCGCAATCTGCCGACAGATCGCCAGCCTCGAAGAGTTTTTGAGTGTCGAGCTGTTTCGACGCTCGCGCCGAGGCGTGAAGCTGACAGAAGCCGGGCTTTCCTACAGCCGCCGGGTAGCCACTCAACTGGACGCGGTCGAGCGCGACACCTTGTCGGTGATGGGCCAGCAGGGCACCAACGTTATCGAACTGGCGGTAGTCCCCACCTTCGGCACCCAGTGGCTGATCCCGCGCCTCAAGGACTTTCAGCATCAGCACCCGGAGGTCACCGTCAACCTGACCAACCGCACGCGGCCGTTCCTGTTTGCCGACACCGAATTCGACGCGGCGATCTACTTTGGCGACGCCGACTGGTCCGGTACCGAATCCCACAAACTAATGGGAGAAAACCCGCTCCCTGTGTGCAGCCCGCGCTTGCTGGGTGAACGTACGCACTTCAGCGCGCAGGAAATCGCCGAACTGCCCCTGCTGCAGCAAACGACTCGCCCCTACGCCTGGCGCCAGTGGTTCAACGCGCAACAGCTGGACATACCCCGCGACATGACAGGCCCGCGTTACGAGCTATTCTCCATGTTGTCCCAGGCAGCCATGCACGACATGGGCATTGCACTGATCCCGCCGTTCCTCATTCAAAGGGAATTGAACGAAGGGCACCTGGTGATCGCAAGCCCCCAGGTACTGGCGAGTTCAAAGGCGTATTACTTGATGATTCCCGAGAGAAAAGTCGAATCGGCTTCTCTTCACGCGTTCAGAGACTGGCTGATCGATCAGTCACTGCGCTACAACCCCAATAGCTAA
- a CDS encoding Re/Si-specific NAD(P)(+) transhydrogenase subunit alpha → MHIGVPLETQTGETRVAATPETIKKLIGQGHKVTVQSGAGINASVVDSAYEAAGATIGNASEAFGAELILKVVAPNDSELTLIKSGAVLVGMLNPFSNETITRLAEHGITAFALEAAPRTSRAQSLDVLSSQANIAGYKAVLLAAHHYPRFMPMLMTAAGTVKAARVLILGAGVAGLQAIATAKRLGAVIEASDVRPAVKEQIESLGAKFVDVPYETDEERECAVGVGGYARPMPTSWMQRQALAVHERAKQADIVITTALIPGRKAPTLLSAETVAQMKPGSVVIDLAAAQGGNCPLTVADQVVVENGVTICGPTNLAGAVAADASALYARNLLDFLKLVFNKEGQFEINLEDDIVAACLMCRDGQVIRKNA, encoded by the coding sequence GTGCACATTGGTGTTCCTCTCGAAACCCAGACCGGTGAAACGCGGGTGGCTGCCACCCCGGAAACCATCAAGAAGCTGATCGGCCAGGGCCACAAGGTCACTGTGCAAAGCGGGGCAGGCATCAATGCCAGTGTCGTCGACAGTGCCTATGAAGCGGCAGGCGCAACCATTGGCAACGCCAGCGAGGCATTCGGCGCCGAACTGATTCTCAAGGTCGTAGCCCCGAATGACAGTGAACTGACGCTGATCAAAAGCGGCGCTGTGTTGGTGGGCATGCTCAATCCGTTCAGCAACGAAACCATCACCCGACTGGCCGAGCATGGCATCACGGCCTTTGCCCTTGAGGCCGCACCGCGTACCTCCCGAGCGCAAAGCCTGGATGTGCTGTCTTCCCAGGCGAACATTGCCGGCTATAAGGCCGTGTTGCTCGCCGCCCATCACTACCCACGCTTCATGCCAATGTTGATGACCGCCGCAGGCACGGTGAAAGCCGCTCGCGTGCTGATCCTCGGCGCGGGCGTAGCAGGGCTGCAGGCGATTGCTACCGCGAAACGTCTGGGCGCAGTCATCGAAGCGTCCGACGTGCGGCCGGCCGTAAAGGAACAGATCGAGTCCCTGGGTGCCAAGTTCGTCGACGTGCCCTACGAAACCGATGAAGAGCGCGAATGCGCCGTCGGTGTTGGCGGCTACGCACGTCCGATGCCCACCAGTTGGATGCAGCGTCAGGCCCTGGCCGTGCACGAGCGCGCCAAGCAAGCCGACATCGTCATCACCACTGCATTGATCCCGGGCCGCAAGGCGCCAACCCTGCTCAGCGCCGAGACCGTCGCACAGATGAAGCCAGGTTCGGTGGTCATCGACCTCGCGGCAGCCCAGGGCGGCAACTGCCCACTGACCGTGGCAGACCAGGTGGTCGTGGAAAACGGAGTGACCATCTGCGGCCCGACCAACCTGGCAGGCGCCGTCGCAGCCGATGCCTCGGCGTTGTACGCGCGCAACCTGCTGGACTTCCTGAAGCTGGTCTTCAACAAGGAAGGGCAGTTTGAAATCAACCTCGAAGACGACATCGTCGCCGCGTGCCTGATGTGCCGCGACGGCCAAGTCATCCGCAAAAACGCCTAA
- a CDS encoding NAD(P) transhydrogenase subunit alpha yields MEELISPGIYNLIIFVLAIYVGYHVVWNVTPALHTPLMAVTNAISAIVIVGAMLAAALTVTPLGKTMGTLAVALAAVNVFGGFLVTRRMLEMFKKKAPKAKEEAPK; encoded by the coding sequence ATGGAAGAGCTTATCTCCCCCGGTATCTACAACCTGATCATCTTTGTGCTGGCAATTTATGTCGGTTACCACGTGGTCTGGAACGTCACCCCAGCCTTGCACACCCCGCTGATGGCCGTGACCAACGCAATTTCGGCGATCGTAATCGTCGGCGCCATGCTGGCGGCCGCACTCACCGTGACACCGCTGGGCAAGACCATGGGCACCCTGGCCGTGGCCCTGGCTGCGGTCAATGTATTCGGCGGCTTCCTGGTTACCCGCAGGATGCTTGAGATGTTCAAGAAGAAAGCCCCGAAAGCAAAAGAAGAGGCGCCGAAGTAA
- a CDS encoding NAD(P)(+) transhydrogenase (Re/Si-specific) subunit beta: MSMNLVTTLYLIASICFIQALKGLSHPTTSRRGNLFGMLGMALAVLTTVGLIYKLGAELATAGIGYVIVGLLVGGTAGSIMAKRVEMTKMPELVAFMHSMIGLAAVFIAIAAVVEPQSLGIVKHLGDSIPAGNRLELFLGAAIGAITFSGSVIAFGKLSGKYKFRLFQGAPVQFGGQHKLNLVLGLLTLGLGLAFMLTGNLSAFALMLALAFVLGVLIIIPIGGADMPVVVSMLNSYSGWAAAGIGFSLNNSMLIIAGSLVGSSGAILSYIMCKAMNRSFFNVLLGGFGNTADAAGPAGSKEARPVKSGSADDATFLLTNADTVIIVPGYGLAVARAQHALKELTEKLTHRGVTVKYAIHPVAGRMPGHMNVLLAEAEVPYDQVFEMEDINSEFGQADVVLVLGANDVVNPAAKNDPKSPIAGMPILEAFKAKTIIVNKRSMASGYAGLDNELFYLDKTMMVFGDAKKVIEDMVKAVE; the protein is encoded by the coding sequence ATGAGCATGAATCTGGTTACGACGCTCTACCTGATCGCGTCGATCTGCTTTATCCAGGCCCTCAAGGGCTTGTCACACCCAACCACTTCGCGGCGCGGCAACCTGTTCGGCATGCTCGGCATGGCGCTGGCAGTGCTCACCACCGTGGGCCTCATCTATAAGCTCGGCGCGGAGCTGGCGACTGCCGGCATCGGGTACGTCATCGTTGGCCTGCTGGTCGGCGGCACCGCCGGCTCGATCATGGCCAAGCGCGTAGAAATGACCAAGATGCCGGAACTGGTGGCGTTCATGCACAGCATGATCGGCCTCGCTGCGGTGTTTATTGCCATTGCCGCAGTCGTGGAGCCGCAATCTCTGGGCATCGTCAAACACCTGGGGGATTCGATCCCTGCCGGTAACCGCCTGGAGCTATTCCTTGGTGCTGCCATCGGTGCGATTACGTTCTCCGGCTCCGTCATTGCCTTCGGCAAGCTGTCGGGCAAGTACAAGTTCCGCCTGTTCCAGGGCGCACCGGTACAGTTCGGCGGTCAGCACAAGCTGAATCTGGTGCTGGGCCTGCTGACCCTGGGCCTGGGCCTGGCCTTCATGCTCACCGGAAACCTCAGCGCATTCGCATTGATGCTGGCCCTGGCGTTCGTACTGGGCGTGCTGATCATCATCCCGATTGGTGGCGCCGACATGCCAGTGGTCGTCTCGATGCTGAACAGCTACTCCGGCTGGGCGGCGGCGGGTATCGGTTTCTCGCTGAACAACTCGATGCTGATCATCGCCGGCTCCCTGGTGGGTTCAAGCGGCGCGATCCTCTCGTACATCATGTGCAAGGCGATGAACCGTTCCTTCTTTAATGTGCTGCTCGGCGGTTTCGGCAACACGGCAGACGCCGCGGGCCCCGCGGGCTCTAAAGAAGCTCGCCCGGTGAAGTCCGGTTCGGCTGATGACGCAACCTTCCTGCTGACCAACGCGGACACCGTGATCATTGTCCCGGGGTATGGCCTGGCGGTGGCACGGGCGCAACATGCGCTGAAAGAGCTGACCGAGAAGCTGACCCATCGCGGCGTGACCGTGAAGTACGCGATCCACCCGGTTGCCGGCCGCATGCCCGGCCACATGAACGTACTGCTGGCCGAGGCAGAAGTGCCTTACGACCAGGTGTTCGAGATGGAAGACATCAACTCCGAGTTCGGCCAGGCCGACGTGGTGTTGGTGCTCGGCGCCAACGATGTGGTCAACCCGGCCGCCAAGAATGATCCCAAGTCGCCAATCGCGGGGATGCCGATTCTCGAAGCGTTCAAAGCCAAGACCATCATCGTCAACAAGCGCTCCATGGCCAGCGGCTATGCCGGCCTGGACAACGAACTGTTCTACCTGGACAAGACCATGATGGTCTTCGGCGACGCCAAGAAGGTCATCGAAGACATGGTCAAAGCCGTCGAATAA
- a CDS encoding acetyl-CoA hydrolase/transferase family protein, with amino-acid sequence MYRDRIRLPSLLNKVMSAADAAALIQDGMTVGMSGFTRAGEAKAVPHALAERAKTSPLKITLMTGASLGNDLDKQLTEAGVLSRRMPFQVDSTLRKAINAGEVMFIDQHLSETVEQLRNNQLKLPDIAVIEAVAITEQGHIVPTTSVGNSASFAIFAKHVIVEINMAHNPNLEGLHDIYIPSYRPTRTPIPLVAVDDRIGSTAIPIPPEKIVAIVITNQADSASTVTPPDSDTQSIANHLINFLKEEVDAGRMTNKLGPLQAGIGNIANAVMCGLIESPFEDLTMYSEVLQDSTFDLIDAGKLSFASGSSITLSERRNADVFGNLERYKDKLVLRPQEISNHPEVVRRLGIIGINTALEFDIYGNVNSTHVCGTRMMNGIGGSGDFARNAHLAIFVTKSIAKAGAISSVVPMVSHVDHTEHDVDILVTEIGLADLRGLAPRERARVIIDNCVHPAYRDALNTYFTQACALGGHTPHILREALSWHINLEETGHMLKA; translated from the coding sequence ATGTACCGTGATCGTATCCGCTTGCCTTCGTTGTTGAACAAGGTCATGAGCGCGGCTGACGCTGCCGCACTGATCCAGGACGGCATGACCGTCGGCATGAGCGGCTTCACCCGCGCCGGTGAAGCCAAGGCCGTGCCCCACGCCTTGGCCGAACGCGCCAAGACCTCGCCGCTGAAAATCACCCTGATGACCGGTGCCAGCCTGGGCAATGACCTGGACAAGCAACTGACCGAAGCCGGCGTACTGTCGCGACGCATGCCATTCCAGGTAGACAGCACTTTGCGCAAGGCGATCAACGCCGGCGAAGTGATGTTTATCGACCAGCACCTGTCGGAGACCGTCGAGCAGCTGCGTAACAATCAGCTCAAGTTGCCGGACATCGCGGTAATCGAAGCCGTGGCCATTACCGAGCAAGGCCATATTGTGCCGACCACTTCCGTGGGCAACTCTGCCAGTTTCGCGATTTTCGCCAAGCACGTGATCGTCGAGATCAACATGGCGCATAACCCGAACCTGGAAGGCCTGCACGACATCTATATCCCGAGCTATCGCCCGACCCGCACACCGATTCCGTTGGTGGCCGTGGACGACCGCATCGGCAGCACCGCAATTCCGATCCCACCCGAGAAGATCGTCGCCATCGTCATCACCAATCAGGCCGACTCGGCCTCCACCGTGACGCCGCCCGACAGCGACACCCAATCGATCGCCAACCACCTGATCAACTTCCTTAAAGAAGAAGTCGACGCCGGGCGCATGACCAATAAGCTTGGCCCGCTGCAGGCCGGCATCGGCAACATTGCCAACGCGGTGATGTGTGGCTTGATCGAGTCGCCGTTCGAAGACCTGACAATGTATTCGGAAGTACTCCAGGACTCGACGTTCGACCTGATCGACGCCGGCAAGCTGAGCTTCGCCTCGGGCAGCTCGATCACCTTGTCAGAACGGCGCAACGCCGACGTGTTCGGCAACCTGGAGCGCTATAAAGACAAATTGGTGTTGCGGCCCCAAGAAATCTCCAACCACCCGGAAGTGGTACGGCGCCTGGGCATTATCGGCATCAACACTGCGCTGGAGTTCGACATCTACGGCAACGTCAACTCCACCCACGTCTGCGGCACGCGGATGATGAACGGGATTGGCGGCTCGGGTGACTTTGCACGCAACGCGCACCTGGCGATCTTTGTCACCAAGTCGATCGCCAAGGCCGGGGCAATCTCCAGCGTCGTGCCGATGGTCAGCCATGTGGACCATACCGAGCATGATGTCGACATCCTCGTGACCGAGATCGGCCTGGCAGACCTTCGCGGCCTGGCGCCGCGTGAGCGGGCTCGGGTCATCATCGACAACTGCGTGCACCCGGCATACCGCGACGCCCTGAACACGTACTTCACCCAAGCCTGCGCGCTGGGCGGTCACACCCCGCACATCCTGCGGGAAGCACTGAGTTGGCACATCAACCTGGAAGAAACCGGGCATATGCTGAAAGCGTAA
- a CDS encoding DUF1127 domain-containing protein, translated as MERTLSSDLFFEEKAVNTQASLPLRVIANLMLWQRRISSRHQLARLDSRLLADAGISEAQRYEELSKPFWR; from the coding sequence ATGGAACGTACACTCAGTTCCGATCTGTTCTTCGAAGAAAAAGCTGTAAACACCCAGGCTTCCCTGCCTCTGCGCGTTATCGCCAACCTGATGTTGTGGCAGCGCCGCATCTCCAGCCGCCATCAACTGGCTCGTCTGGATTCGCGTCTGCTGGCTGACGCCGGTATCAGCGAAGCACAACGCTACGAAGAGCTGAGCAAGCCGTTCTGGCGCTAA
- a CDS encoding DUF1127 domain-containing protein yields MNTQAQQRPLLIRLLQRTASGLARWEQRARTRRLLAQLDPRELSDAGISHGDRAAELSKSFWSE; encoded by the coding sequence ATGAACACCCAAGCCCAGCAACGCCCTCTATTGATAAGGCTACTGCAACGCACGGCCTCGGGACTCGCCCGCTGGGAGCAACGTGCCCGTACACGCAGGTTGCTGGCTCAACTGGACCCGCGGGAATTATCTGACGCGGGCATCAGCCACGGCGACCGAGCAGCCGAACTGTCCAAGTCGTTCTGGAGCGAGTAA
- a CDS encoding DUF2388 domain-containing protein has protein sequence MSRLRLLSAAALLALAANANASSLIVTTDSIVGALKATSDATSDATSSLRDNKVVRAARDDAASFVASDGAIRGVKLESALAQIRQQAPQLNTATDAQLAQAILAI, from the coding sequence ATGTCCCGTCTTCGTCTGCTGAGCGCTGCAGCCCTGCTGGCCCTGGCTGCCAATGCCAACGCCTCCAGCCTGATCGTGACCACGGATTCGATCGTCGGCGCTCTGAAAGCCACCTCGGATGCGACCTCCGATGCCACGTCCTCCCTGCGTGACAACAAGGTCGTACGTGCCGCCCGCGACGACGCCGCCAGCTTTGTGGCCAGCGACGGCGCCATCCGTGGCGTGAAACTGGAAAGCGCCCTGGCCCAGATCCGTCAACAGGCTCCACAACTGAATACCGCGACTGACGCTCAACTGGCCCAGGCGATCCTGGCCATCTGA
- a CDS encoding DUF2388 domain-containing protein translates to MAFSYRLLIAPVVFCTCWSTQAPAFDLSTQSLVVSAYATSKVTSAPFDHKLILAAQDDAAAFIATDGQWRGARLESALDYLRHTQPKLNASDLELAQAILVQ, encoded by the coding sequence ATGGCTTTTTCATACCGCCTGTTGATCGCTCCCGTAGTGTTTTGCACCTGCTGGTCCACCCAAGCTCCGGCCTTTGACCTGTCAACCCAGAGCCTCGTTGTCAGTGCGTATGCCACCAGCAAAGTGACCTCCGCACCGTTCGACCATAAACTGATACTGGCCGCCCAGGATGACGCTGCCGCTTTCATTGCCACTGACGGCCAATGGCGGGGAGCCCGACTGGAATCAGCGCTGGATTATCTGCGCCATACCCAGCCAAAACTTAACGCCAGTGACCTTGAACTGGCTCAAGCAATTCTCGTCCAATAA
- a CDS encoding DUF2388 domain-containing protein, translating into MRSPLIAAALGLLLLAGVAQAQTLKATSNIIVRASARTIDFTSDTTTSIRDSKVVREAHDDAASFVASNGEIRGAQLEAAFDTLRTRVPEARDASDQVLAEAILAL; encoded by the coding sequence ATGCGTAGCCCGCTGATCGCCGCCGCTCTCGGCCTGCTGTTGTTGGCCGGTGTTGCCCAGGCGCAAACCCTGAAGGCCACCAGTAACATCATCGTCCGTGCCTCGGCCCGTACCATTGATTTCACCTCGGACACCACCACGTCCATCCGCGACTCCAAAGTCGTGCGCGAAGCCCACGACGATGCCGCCAGTTTCGTCGCCAGCAATGGCGAGATTCGCGGCGCTCAGCTGGAAGCCGCGTTCGATACCCTGCGAACCCGCGTGCCAGAAGCCCGCGACGCCAGCGACCAGGTCCTCGCCGAAGCTATCCTCGCACTGTGA